Proteins found in one Pongo pygmaeus isolate AG05252 chromosome 8, NHGRI_mPonPyg2-v2.0_pri, whole genome shotgun sequence genomic segment:
- the GSTO1 gene encoding glutathione S-transferase omega-1 isoform X2, whose protein sequence is MSGESARSLGKGSAPPGPVPEGSIRVYSMRFCPFAERTLLVLKAKGIRHEVININLKNKPEWFFKKNPFGLVPVLENSQGQLIYESAITCEYLDEAYPGKKLLPDDPYEKACQKMILELFSKVPSLVGSFIRSQNKEDYAGLKEEFRKEFTKLEEVLTNKKTTFFGGSSISMIDYLIWPWFERLEAMKLNECVGHTPKLKLWMAAMKEDPTVSALLTSEKDWQGFLELYLQNSPEACDYGL, encoded by the exons ATGTCCGGGGAGTCAGCCAGGAGCTTGGGGAAGG GAAGCGCGCCCCCGGGGCCGGTCCCGGAGGGCTCGATCCGCGTCTACAGCATGAGGTTCTGCCCGTTTGCTGAGAGGACGCTTCTGGTCCTGAAGGCCAAGGGAATCAG GCATGAAGTCATCAATATCAACCTGAAAAATAAGCCTGAGTGGTTCTTTAAGAAAAATCCCTTTGGTCTGGTGCCAGTTCTGGAAAACAGTCAGGGTCAGCTGATCTACGAGTCTGCCATCACCTGTGAGTACCTGGATGAAGCATACCCAGGGAAGAAGCTGTTGCCAGATGACCCCTATGAGAAAGCTTGCCAGAAGATGATCTTAGAATTGTTTTCTAAG GTGCCATCCTTGGTAGGAAGCTTTATTAGAAGCCAAAATAAAGAAGACTATGCTGGCCTAAAAGAAGAATTTCGTAAAGAATTTACCAAGCTAGAGGAG GTTTTGACTAATAAGAAGACGACCTTCTTTGGTGGCAGTTCTATCTCAATGATTGATTACCTCATCTGGCCCTGGTTTGAACGGCTGGAAGCAATGAAGTTAAATGA GTGTGTAGGCCACACTCCAAAACTGAAACTGTGGATGGCAGCCATGAAGGAAGATCCCACAGTCTCAGCCCTGCTTACTAGTGAGAAGGACTGGCAAGGTTTCCTAGAGCTCTACTTACAGAACAGCCCTGAGGCCTGTGACTATGGGCTCTGA
- the GSTO1 gene encoding glutathione S-transferase omega-1 isoform X1 — MSGESARSLGKGSAPPGPVPEGSIRVYSMRFCPFAERTLLVLKAKGIRHEVININLKNKPEWFFKKNPFGLVPVLENSQGQLIYESAITCEYLDEAYPGKKLLPDDPYEKACQKMILELFSKVFAVGAKFCDLGSSCQTHTTEFKSEMSKVPSLVGSFIRSQNKEDYAGLKEEFRKEFTKLEEVLTNKKTTFFGGSSISMIDYLIWPWFERLEAMKLNECVGHTPKLKLWMAAMKEDPTVSALLTSEKDWQGFLELYLQNSPEACDYGL; from the exons ATGTCCGGGGAGTCAGCCAGGAGCTTGGGGAAGG GAAGCGCGCCCCCGGGGCCGGTCCCGGAGGGCTCGATCCGCGTCTACAGCATGAGGTTCTGCCCGTTTGCTGAGAGGACGCTTCTGGTCCTGAAGGCCAAGGGAATCAG GCATGAAGTCATCAATATCAACCTGAAAAATAAGCCTGAGTGGTTCTTTAAGAAAAATCCCTTTGGTCTGGTGCCAGTTCTGGAAAACAGTCAGGGTCAGCTGATCTACGAGTCTGCCATCACCTGTGAGTACCTGGATGAAGCATACCCAGGGAAGAAGCTGTTGCCAGATGACCCCTATGAGAAAGCTTGCCAGAAGATGATCTTAGAATTGTTTTCTAAG GTCTTTGCAGTTGGGGCCAAGTTTTGTGACCTAGGCTCTTCCTGTCAGACACACACAACAGAGTTCAAATCAGAAATGAGCAAG GTGCCATCCTTGGTAGGAAGCTTTATTAGAAGCCAAAATAAAGAAGACTATGCTGGCCTAAAAGAAGAATTTCGTAAAGAATTTACCAAGCTAGAGGAG GTTTTGACTAATAAGAAGACGACCTTCTTTGGTGGCAGTTCTATCTCAATGATTGATTACCTCATCTGGCCCTGGTTTGAACGGCTGGAAGCAATGAAGTTAAATGA GTGTGTAGGCCACACTCCAAAACTGAAACTGTGGATGGCAGCCATGAAGGAAGATCCCACAGTCTCAGCCCTGCTTACTAGTGAGAAGGACTGGCAAGGTTTCCTAGAGCTCTACTTACAGAACAGCCCTGAGGCCTGTGACTATGGGCTCTGA